The Georgenia sp. TF02-10 genome window below encodes:
- a CDS encoding sacsin N-terminal ATP-binding-like domain-containing protein: MTATAPAPGPDPFGTAALRSAALTTWRTDPSRLRQDANLEEDHARGYYRDRVVVELAQNAADAASATADATLGGADSADDADARGRAAAGRATASGRAADQHHPGRLLLRLTTSGDAPELLAANTGVPLTAEGVAAMASLRASAKRRPGSVGRFGVGFAAVRSVSDEITVTTTARGGPAGVTFSLASAAALLADAAADQPALAAEFARRAGDLPALRLPFALADPPPVPPGYTTAVRLALRGPAEVAAVRTALDEVGDALLLALPALSAVVVEVDGTARTVTDVIDRWVAVHGAGELDPALLADRPVEERDRTGWAITWAVPRLGGAPAGETGTIELLLTEPPAASAPAPAERAPAPVVHAPTPTDEPCTLPALLVATLPLDPTRRHVAPGPLADAVVGHAGRLYAELAANTDPLALVPVGLPAGPLDAALHAAALAGLRDAPVLAAADGERVSPRAAQALTGPAGQDPEVLRALAPLVGGLVAVPADRLAAARVLGVALRDLADVVDALPTGGDPARWHQLYTALAPQADTQREALAGLPVPLADGRTVRGARGVLVPRPALADLLASLAGLGLRVAHPDAAHPLLLRLGAVDGGPVQVLDQPAVRAAVEAAAGADAGDAMAQVTGDATAPRGDADDAPDPAQSPDRARPDVVATVLDLVVAAVADGEDTLPTWLADLPLPAADGVPAPARDLVLPGSWAAGVLDALDPVAPEVVRRWGPAALAAVGVRADLITFTVPDVVAEPAGEEDVVEGWTAYLDHLAGVLGAGAYVGEVAVVADLDAVAADAWPRVLARLAEDPPARAALLTPVRSAGGGRPDRSALSYPAWWLREELGAPFAHPRRPTAVPFLPPAPAGTERLDDAVLAALGAVTTLADLDEDGWDAYLDHWPADGEIPLPAALTLWRGIAAAALAGLEPAPPESVPVLDCARARLLPAAEAVVGTPMWAQVRPVVLAPAGLVGAVADLLDVDAAPGEGDDDAEPAALTGTPGPGPAGFTGTLERGQARSAGTPLPEATDPHRRQTPDAARALLPGAPTEWWECTALTVDGAEVSWWVTDGEVWAATTAGLARGLAHAAGEWDARHAVEVALTDPDRLAELLAESAADTPPPGTAA; the protein is encoded by the coding sequence CCGCCGCGCTGCGCTCGGCAGCCCTGACCACCTGGCGCACCGACCCCTCCCGGCTCCGGCAGGACGCCAACCTCGAGGAGGACCACGCCCGCGGGTACTACCGGGACCGCGTCGTCGTCGAGCTCGCCCAGAACGCCGCCGACGCCGCCAGCGCCACCGCCGACGCCACGCTTGGCGGTGCTGACAGCGCCGACGACGCCGACGCTCGCGGCCGCGCCGCCGCCGGCCGCGCCACCGCCAGCGGCCGCGCCGCCGACCAGCACCACCCGGGCCGCCTCCTCCTGCGGCTGACCACCAGCGGCGACGCCCCCGAGCTGCTCGCCGCCAACACCGGCGTGCCGCTCACCGCCGAAGGCGTCGCCGCGATGGCCAGCCTGCGCGCCTCGGCCAAGCGCCGGCCCGGGTCGGTGGGCCGCTTCGGCGTGGGCTTCGCCGCGGTCCGCTCGGTCAGCGACGAGATCACCGTGACCACCACCGCCCGCGGCGGACCGGCCGGTGTCACCTTCTCTCTCGCATCGGCCGCCGCCTTGCTTGCCGACGCCGCCGCGGACCAGCCCGCCCTCGCCGCCGAGTTCGCCCGCCGCGCCGGCGACCTGCCTGCCCTGCGGCTGCCGTTCGCGCTCGCGGACCCGCCGCCCGTCCCGCCCGGGTACACCACGGCCGTGCGGCTCGCCCTGCGCGGGCCGGCGGAGGTCGCCGCGGTGCGGACCGCCCTGGACGAGGTGGGTGACGCCCTGCTCCTCGCCCTGCCGGCCCTGTCCGCCGTCGTCGTCGAGGTCGACGGCACCGCGCGGACGGTCACCGACGTCATCGACCGCTGGGTCGCCGTCCACGGCGCCGGCGAGCTGGACCCCGCGCTGCTCGCGGACCGGCCGGTGGAGGAGCGCGACCGGACCGGGTGGGCGATCACCTGGGCGGTGCCCAGGCTGGGCGGCGCCCCGGCAGGTGAGACCGGCACGATTGAACTCCTGCTCACCGAACCGCCGGCTGCCTCCGCCCCCGCTCCGGCCGAGCGCGCCCCCGCGCCGGTCGTGCACGCCCCGACGCCCACCGACGAGCCGTGCACCCTCCCGGCCCTCCTCGTGGCGACCCTGCCGCTGGACCCCACCCGTCGGCACGTCGCGCCGGGGCCGCTCGCCGACGCCGTCGTCGGCCACGCCGGACGGCTCTATGCCGAGCTCGCCGCGAACACCGACCCGCTCGCGCTCGTCCCGGTCGGCCTGCCCGCGGGACCGCTCGACGCCGCCCTGCACGCCGCCGCCCTCGCCGGGCTCCGGGACGCGCCGGTGCTCGCGGCCGCGGACGGCGAGCGGGTGTCGCCGCGCGCCGCTCAGGCGCTCACCGGGCCGGCCGGCCAGGACCCCGAGGTGCTCCGCGCCCTGGCGCCGCTGGTCGGCGGGCTCGTCGCCGTGCCCGCCGACCGGCTGGCGGCGGCCCGCGTCCTCGGCGTCGCGCTGCGCGACCTCGCCGACGTCGTCGACGCCCTGCCCACCGGCGGCGACCCGGCCCGCTGGCACCAGCTCTATACGGCCCTCGCGCCGCAAGCGGACACGCAGCGGGAGGCCCTCGCCGGCCTGCCCGTCCCGCTCGCCGACGGCCGCACCGTGCGCGGCGCCCGCGGCGTGCTCGTGCCCCGCCCCGCGCTCGCCGACCTCCTCGCGTCCCTGGCCGGCCTCGGGCTGCGCGTCGCCCACCCGGACGCCGCGCACCCGCTGCTGCTCCGGCTGGGCGCCGTCGACGGCGGGCCGGTCCAGGTGCTCGACCAGCCGGCGGTCCGCGCCGCGGTCGAGGCGGCCGCCGGTGCAGACGCCGGCGACGCCATGGCCCAGGTGACCGGCGACGCCACCGCCCCACGCGGAGACGCCGACGACGCCCCGGACCCAGCCCAGTCCCCGGACCGCGCCCGGCCCGACGTCGTCGCCACCGTCCTGGACCTGGTGGTGGCCGCCGTCGCCGACGGCGAGGACACGCTGCCGACCTGGCTCGCCGACCTGCCGCTGCCGGCCGCCGACGGCGTCCCCGCCCCGGCCCGGGACCTCGTCCTGCCGGGCAGCTGGGCCGCCGGCGTGCTCGACGCGCTCGACCCGGTCGCCCCGGAGGTGGTGCGGCGGTGGGGCCCGGCCGCGCTGGCCGCCGTCGGCGTGCGGGCGGACCTGATCACCTTCACCGTGCCCGACGTCGTCGCCGAGCCGGCCGGCGAGGAGGACGTGGTCGAGGGCTGGACCGCCTACCTCGACCACCTCGCCGGCGTCCTCGGCGCCGGCGCCTACGTGGGCGAGGTGGCCGTGGTCGCCGACCTCGACGCCGTCGCCGCCGACGCCTGGCCGCGCGTCCTCGCCCGGCTCGCCGAGGACCCGCCGGCCCGCGCGGCGCTGCTCACCCCGGTCCGCTCCGCCGGCGGCGGCCGCCCCGACCGGTCGGCGCTGTCCTACCCCGCCTGGTGGCTGCGCGAGGAGCTGGGCGCCCCGTTCGCCCACCCCCGCCGGCCCACCGCCGTGCCGTTCCTGCCGCCCGCCCCGGCCGGCACCGAACGGCTGGACGACGCCGTGCTGGCCGCGCTCGGCGCCGTGACCACCCTCGCCGACCTCGACGAGGACGGCTGGGACGCCTACCTCGACCACTGGCCGGCCGACGGGGAGATCCCGCTGCCGGCGGCGCTGACCCTGTGGCGCGGGATCGCCGCCGCCGCGCTGGCCGGGCTCGAGCCGGCCCCGCCGGAGTCGGTCCCGGTGCTCGACTGCGCCCGGGCCCGGCTGCTGCCGGCCGCGGAGGCCGTGGTCGGCACGCCGATGTGGGCGCAGGTCCGGCCGGTGGTCCTTGCCCCGGCCGGGCTCGTCGGGGCGGTGGCGGACCTGCTCGACGTCGACGCCGCGCCCGGCGAGGGCGACGACGACGCCGAGCCGGCCGCGCTCACAGGTACGCCGGGGCCCGGGCCTGCCGGGTTCACCGGGACGCTGGAGCGCGGGCAGGCCCGATCGGCCGGCACGCCGCTGCCCGAGGCGACCGACCCTCACCGTCGCCAGACCCCGGACGCGGCCCGTGCCCTGCTGCCCGGCGCGCCGACGGAGTGGTGGGAGTGCACGGCCCTGACGGTCGACGGCGCCGAGGTGAGCTGGTGGGTCACCGACGGCGAGGTGTGGGCGGCCACCACCGCCGGCCTGGCCCGCGGCCTCGCCCACGCCGCAGGGGAGTGGGACGCCCGGCACGCGGTCGAGGTGGCGCTGACGGACCCGGACCGGCTGGCCGAGCTGCTCGCCGAGTCGGCGGCGGACACCCCGCCGCCAGGCACGGCCGCCTGA
- the otnK gene encoding 3-oxo-tetronate kinase, with the protein MLGAIADDFTGATDLAMMLRRAGFRVTVLIEDGTLPATELSSLDAIVVALKIRTAPRGDAVTAARGALQRLRSWGATRFYVKYCSTFDSTDEGNIGPVLDAVADDLGAARCVVVPSLPANGRTVYNGHLFVGADLLENSSMRHHPLTPMTRSRVADLLRPQTSYTVGEVRRGTVQEGPAALRRALDAAQARYLVLDAIDDADLAVIGAATADDVLVSGGSGLALGMSGPGTPDTAWSPPGTGRGAVLCGSVSRTTLAQIAHAARSQPVRQIDLATAIADPERTASELADWISCQDPGAIPVVCAARARSDVRSELDGVQVAPVVERVIAGVAWDVVRGGAVSAIVVAGGESSGAVVRALGVDALLIGPEIAPGVCWTTAAALGRQVALALKSGNFGEEDIFTSAWEHLS; encoded by the coding sequence GTGCTCGGCGCCATCGCGGACGACTTCACCGGTGCCACAGACCTCGCCATGATGCTGCGCCGAGCAGGCTTCCGGGTCACGGTCCTCATCGAGGACGGAACCCTCCCCGCGACAGAGCTGTCGAGCCTGGACGCGATCGTCGTCGCCCTCAAGATCCGCACCGCGCCGCGCGGCGACGCCGTCACCGCCGCCCGCGGCGCGCTGCAGAGGCTGCGGTCGTGGGGGGCGACCCGCTTCTACGTGAAGTACTGCTCCACCTTCGACTCCACCGACGAGGGCAACATCGGGCCCGTGCTCGATGCCGTGGCCGACGACCTCGGCGCCGCTCGCTGCGTCGTCGTCCCATCGCTGCCTGCCAACGGCCGGACGGTCTACAACGGCCATCTCTTCGTCGGGGCCGACCTGCTGGAGAACTCCTCGATGCGGCACCACCCGCTCACGCCGATGACACGTTCGCGTGTCGCGGACCTGCTGCGGCCCCAGACGAGCTACACGGTCGGCGAGGTGCGGCGCGGCACCGTGCAGGAAGGCCCGGCAGCGTTGCGGCGAGCGCTCGATGCCGCGCAGGCGCGCTATCTGGTCCTCGACGCCATCGACGACGCCGACCTCGCGGTCATCGGGGCGGCCACGGCCGACGACGTGCTCGTGTCGGGAGGCTCGGGCCTCGCCCTGGGCATGTCCGGCCCAGGGACGCCTGACACGGCGTGGTCACCGCCGGGCACCGGGCGCGGCGCGGTGCTGTGCGGCAGCGTCTCCCGCACGACGCTCGCGCAGATCGCGCACGCCGCACGGTCGCAGCCGGTCCGGCAGATCGATCTGGCGACGGCGATCGCCGACCCGGAGAGGACGGCGTCAGAGCTGGCCGACTGGATCAGCTGCCAGGACCCGGGCGCCATCCCGGTCGTCTGCGCCGCCCGAGCGCGCAGCGACGTCCGGTCGGAGCTCGACGGGGTCCAGGTGGCACCGGTGGTCGAGCGGGTGATCGCCGGCGTCGCTTGGGACGTCGTCCGGGGTGGAGCCGTGTCCGCCATCGTCGTCGCGGGCGGGGAGAGCAGTGGCGCCGTGGTCCGCGCCCTGGGGGTCGACGCTCTACTTATCGGTCCGGAGATCGCCCCCGGTGTGTGCTGGACGACGGCGGCTGCGCTCGGCCGGCAGGTCGCGTTGGCCCTGAAGAGCGGGAACTTCGGTGAGGAGGACATCTTCACCTCGGCCTGGGAGCACCTCTCGTGA
- a CDS encoding cell wall metabolism sensor histidine kinase WalK, with protein sequence MGEHRRQDADEVTAAASGRTRGPASVRTRGPAARWTWRLAAGRARGDAPGGTRGPAPERTSTPTAPATAPAAAAVDEDDSYTAPPRQRAVFLRQLPFAGLMLVVVVALLFYAPDQLRDQRIGAGLGVALAATVLALLVPWHRLPRRASASIPLLDMLAVALLSGSGTVVISVLVLPVLWLATVFRLGALVVGLVAASLAAWGPALLAGGISLTFPEVQRVGTVQLVLIAAGVTAYLSERRSRARRDLLVRQGDVVEEAVADAQAQQRLLDSILNTIDVGVVALDGAGRITLINRAHALLVAGRLRVGDHVTVHGGIDGYAADGATPLGAAGSPLVRAAAGEIIDRELTWWDHGPDEPARALRVSADQLYDADGTRRGAVVVYQDLTAEMAALAQREDFVSSVSHELRTPLTSVLGYLDLALDDPATPEPVRAHLAVAERNAERLLRLIGDLLTAARTRRGELELDRAPVDLAEVVAEAVQALAPRARQAGVALHVDAAPVTVTADRSRLRQVVDNVLSNAVKYTPAGGRVDVATEAVDGMARVRVRDTGIGIAPAEQAGLFDRFYRAPSVRHGRVVGAGLGLHISRQIVQAHGGTIELTSAPGEGTEVRIGLPAEPAAASTEASAGPAAGTDPSVTPAASTDPPAGPASRSDQPAGPATCTHRPAGPATAVPR encoded by the coding sequence ATGGGGGAGCATCGGCGGCAGGACGCGGACGAGGTGACCGCGGCCGCCTCAGGGCGCACCCGCGGTCCCGCGTCCGTACGCACCCGCGGTCCCGCCGCACGGTGGACCTGGCGCCTCGCCGCTGGGCGGGCCCGGGGCGATGCGCCCGGAGGGACCCGGGGCCCGGCGCCCGAGCGCACCTCGACCCCAACGGCCCCCGCAACCGCCCCCGCAGCCGCCGCCGTCGACGAGGACGACAGCTACACCGCCCCGCCCCGTCAGCGTGCCGTGTTCCTGCGCCAGCTGCCCTTCGCCGGGCTGATGCTGGTGGTCGTCGTCGCGCTCCTGTTCTATGCCCCGGACCAGCTGCGCGACCAACGCATCGGTGCCGGGCTCGGCGTCGCCCTGGCCGCGACGGTGCTGGCCCTGCTCGTGCCCTGGCACCGGCTGCCCCGCCGGGCCAGCGCGAGCATCCCGCTGCTGGACATGCTGGCCGTCGCCCTGCTGTCCGGCTCGGGGACAGTAGTCATCTCTGTCCTCGTCCTGCCCGTGCTGTGGCTGGCGACGGTGTTCCGCCTCGGCGCCCTCGTCGTCGGCCTGGTCGCCGCCAGCCTCGCGGCGTGGGGCCCGGCGCTGCTGGCCGGCGGGATATCGCTGACCTTCCCGGAGGTCCAGCGCGTCGGGACCGTGCAGCTCGTGCTGATCGCCGCAGGAGTCACGGCGTACCTCTCGGAACGGCGCTCGCGGGCCCGGCGCGACCTCCTGGTCCGGCAGGGCGACGTCGTCGAGGAGGCCGTGGCGGACGCCCAGGCCCAGCAGCGGCTGCTGGACTCCATCCTCAACACCATCGACGTCGGGGTGGTCGCCCTGGACGGCGCCGGCCGGATCACCCTGATCAACCGCGCCCACGCCCTCCTCGTGGCCGGGCGCCTGCGGGTGGGTGACCACGTCACGGTGCACGGCGGGATCGACGGCTATGCCGCCGACGGCGCCACCCCGCTCGGCGCCGCGGGCTCCCCCCTGGTCCGCGCCGCGGCCGGCGAGATCATCGACCGCGAGCTGACCTGGTGGGACCACGGCCCGGACGAGCCGGCCCGCGCGCTGCGGGTCTCGGCGGACCAGCTCTACGACGCCGACGGCACCCGCAGGGGCGCCGTCGTCGTCTACCAGGACCTCACCGCCGAGATGGCCGCCCTGGCCCAGCGCGAGGACTTCGTCTCCTCCGTCTCCCACGAGCTGCGCACCCCGCTGACCTCCGTGCTCGGCTACCTCGACCTCGCCCTGGACGACCCGGCCACCCCCGAGCCGGTCCGGGCGCACCTGGCCGTCGCCGAGCGCAACGCCGAGCGGCTCCTCCGCCTCATCGGCGACCTGCTCACCGCCGCCCGCACCCGGCGGGGGGAGCTGGAGCTGGACCGCGCGCCGGTGGACCTCGCCGAGGTCGTCGCCGAGGCGGTGCAGGCGCTGGCCCCGCGCGCCCGCCAGGCCGGGGTGGCCCTGCACGTCGACGCCGCACCGGTGACCGTGACCGCCGACCGGTCCCGGCTGCGGCAGGTGGTGGACAACGTGCTCTCTAACGCGGTGAAGTACACCCCCGCCGGCGGCCGGGTGGACGTGGCCACCGAGGCGGTCGACGGCATGGCGCGGGTGCGGGTGCGGGACACCGGGATCGGCATCGCGCCGGCGGAGCAGGCCGGCCTGTTCGACAGGTTCTACCGCGCCCCGTCGGTGCGGCACGGCAGGGTCGTGGGCGCCGGGCTGGGCCTGCACATCAGCCGGCAGATCGTCCAGGCCCACGGCGGCACCATCGAGCTGACCTCCGCGCCCGGTGAGGGGACCGAGGTCCGCATCGGCCTGCCTGCGGAGCCGGCGGCGGCCAGCACCGAGGCGTCGGCCGGGCCGGCAGCCGGGACGGACCCGTCAGTGACGCCCGCGGCCAGCACCGATCCGCCCGCCGGACCGGCGTCCCGCAGTGACCAGCCGGCCGGCCCCGCGACGTGCACCCACCGGCCGGCCGGCCCGGCGACGGCGGTACCCAGGTGA
- a CDS encoding GGDEF domain-containing protein: MSLDLPSLLTFSTVVILGVSVVFVLESWDRTERRDRWWTTAFAAAPATALASLASVLAPEERWPIALANGSFVLIGFALWTGLRLTQGRSAMVPVTLGATALATLAPFVPLRADGAWAGGEVYLAGVATGTLLAAAEILRGPLRRDRAGVMLAVLLLLEGLLYAVRLVLILVAGPSSALFADGVPSQVITMTSTVMVAGGAVCLAALRAARSEHLRDRARNFDPVTGARTARSFQPRAVSELRAAGEVRRPVALAAITPADLDELRVAFGADAADAALARCAEVTQLLAPPRAVIGRDDADGKALEVLLPGWTEADAEQWAATVRRELLAAPVELPEGRVRLSATVGIATADPHGYQLGAMCDAAREAARGGGAGGGQGQRGDAAESEPDRSR, encoded by the coding sequence GTGAGCCTGGACCTGCCCAGCCTGCTCACGTTCTCCACCGTGGTCATCCTGGGTGTCTCAGTGGTGTTCGTGCTGGAGTCCTGGGACCGGACGGAGCGCCGCGACCGCTGGTGGACGACGGCGTTCGCGGCCGCGCCCGCCACCGCGCTGGCCAGCCTGGCCTCCGTCCTCGCGCCCGAGGAGCGCTGGCCGATCGCGTTGGCCAACGGCAGCTTCGTCCTGATCGGCTTCGCGCTGTGGACCGGGCTGCGGCTGACCCAGGGCCGGTCAGCCATGGTCCCGGTCACCCTCGGTGCGACGGCGCTCGCCACGCTCGCCCCGTTCGTCCCGCTCCGGGCCGACGGCGCCTGGGCGGGCGGGGAGGTTTACCTCGCCGGCGTCGCGACCGGCACGCTGCTCGCCGCCGCGGAGATCCTCCGCGGCCCGCTGCGCCGGGACCGGGCCGGGGTCATGCTCGCCGTGCTGCTCCTTCTCGAGGGGCTGCTCTACGCGGTGCGGCTGGTGCTCATCCTGGTCGCCGGGCCCAGCTCCGCCCTGTTCGCCGACGGCGTGCCGAGCCAGGTCATCACGATGACCAGCACGGTCATGGTGGCGGGCGGCGCGGTGTGCCTGGCGGCGCTGCGCGCCGCCCGGTCTGAGCACCTGCGCGACCGGGCCCGGAACTTCGACCCGGTCACCGGGGCGCGCACCGCCCGGTCGTTCCAGCCCCGCGCCGTCTCAGAGCTGCGGGCCGCCGGGGAGGTCCGCCGGCCCGTGGCGCTCGCCGCGATCACTCCCGCCGACCTCGACGAGCTCCGGGTCGCCTTCGGTGCCGACGCCGCGGACGCCGCCCTGGCCAGGTGCGCCGAGGTGACCCAGCTCCTCGCCCCGCCGCGGGCGGTCATCGGCCGGGACGACGCCGACGGCAAGGCCCTGGAGGTACTCCTGCCCGGGTGGACCGAGGCCGACGCCGAGCAGTGGGCCGCCACCGTCCGCCGCGAGCTCCTCGCGGCCCCGGTGGAGCTGCCCGAGGGCCGGGTGCGGCTGAGCGCCACCGTCGGGATCGCCACCGCCGACCCGCACGGCTACCAGCTTGGTGCGATGTGCGACGCCGCCCGGGAGGCGGCCCGCGGCGGTGGCGCCGGCGGCGGGCAGGGCCAGCGGGGCGACGCGGCGGAGTCGGAGCCGGACCGCAGTCGCTAG
- a CDS encoding putative RNA methyltransferase, whose protein sequence is MCRADLQPDRGALRCRSGHTFNVARQGYVSLVGGKGVTSGDDAAMARARDRFLATGSYARIRQTVVSSASEALAGKGTVIDIGCGTGYYLAGVLDRNPGAVGLGVDTSVRALRLAARAHERAAVASWDVFRPFPLADHVADIVLDVFAPRNPGEFHRILRPTGRLVVVRPTQRHLVELRERVPAMVTVDPAKEHRLRQALDPLFEVGRTEQVEYPASSLRHEEVIDLMAMTPSARHLSHTDLPDDASLPDRVTVSVLVTAYLPR, encoded by the coding sequence GTGTGCCGCGCCGACCTCCAGCCCGATCGGGGCGCGCTGCGCTGCAGGTCGGGCCACACCTTCAACGTCGCCCGCCAGGGGTACGTCAGCCTCGTCGGCGGCAAGGGCGTAACCAGCGGCGACGACGCGGCGATGGCGCGGGCTCGCGACCGGTTCCTGGCCACGGGCTCGTACGCGCGCATCCGTCAGACGGTGGTCAGCTCGGCATCCGAGGCGCTGGCCGGTAAGGGAACGGTGATCGACATCGGGTGCGGCACGGGCTACTACCTCGCCGGCGTGCTCGACCGGAACCCCGGCGCCGTCGGCCTCGGCGTCGACACGTCAGTGCGCGCACTGCGCCTAGCCGCCCGCGCGCACGAGCGGGCCGCCGTGGCGAGCTGGGACGTCTTCCGCCCCTTCCCCCTGGCCGACCACGTGGCCGACATCGTCCTGGACGTCTTCGCCCCGCGGAACCCTGGCGAGTTCCACCGCATCTTGCGCCCGACCGGCAGGCTGGTCGTGGTGCGGCCCACCCAACGGCACCTGGTGGAGCTTCGCGAGCGCGTGCCCGCGATGGTTACGGTCGACCCGGCCAAGGAGCACCGCCTGCGTCAGGCCCTGGATCCGCTCTTCGAGGTCGGCCGCACGGAGCAGGTCGAGTACCCGGCATCGTCGTTGAGGCACGAGGAGGTCATCGACCTGATGGCGATGACACCCAGCGCCCGCCATCTGAGCCACACGGATCTCCCCGACGACGCCTCGCTCCCCGATCGGGTCACCGTCTCCGTGCTGGTCACCGCCTACCTCCCGCGATGA